attattttaatgcaTCTACAGTTCTATATCATCCAGTGTACGtatctacagttctatattcttAGCTAGTTTGCACCCACAAAAGACATCTTTTGTTGTAAGTCTATATTCCTTTTTAGTTTCCGCATACTGAAGTTATCTTCCAAGGCATCTGGATGTGGCTTAACTGGTCTACTTAACTTTTTGTCGACATGCACTTGTAAGAAAGAATTCTTCTTGTTCTTGGGTGGAAGCTTTAAGCCACCTGTGTTCGTATTAAGGATTAAATCTTCAAATTCAATCGATTGTCGTCTGCGATAATGAAATGGTGTacctgaagaaaaaaagaaaatacttaacaTATCAACGCATCTATTTAAGATATTATCGGTCAAACATATGGTCTTCTCTTGTGAAAGTAAACTGTTGATAGATGCTACTTGGAATATACAGATAGCGACTAAAGAACACCAAACTTCACCCATAACTTATTCAATTCAACCAGAATACATCCCTTATTTCTACGATGAAGAATTCTACCTGAGACGTCtgactttctttcttcctcaagGTAAACTAATTTATTGcgtttttcaaacattttgtaCTACCCGTTTTATCAGTTTGTGGTTTTAAGATCTGTTTCGAACAAATCCATGCTTCTGTTTGGAGGTAGTACCGTTTGCCGCGTTTATAGGCATTTATGCCAAAGAGTCAACTGCTTGTAATCTGCCATCAGTACAGTACTCCAACTGATCAAAAACACTTAACGAGTGTAAGCCATCTCGGATGTTAACATATACATCATAGTAGCAACAGCACTTTAGGTCTccataaaagttatatatatataNNNNNNNNNNNNNNNNNNNNNNNNNNNNNNNNNNNNNNNNNNNNNNNNNNNNNNNNNNNNNNNNNNNNNNNNNNNNNNNNNNNNNNNNNNNNNNNNNNNNNNNNNNNNNNNNNNNNNNNNNNNNNNNNNNNNNNNNNNNNNNNNNNNNNNNNNNNNNNNNNNNNNNNNNNNNNNNNNNNNNNNNNNNNNNNNNNNNNNNNNNNNNNNNNNNNNNNNNNNNNNNNNNNNNNNNNNNNNNNNNNNNNNNNNNNNNNNNNNNNNNNNNNNNNNNNNNNNNNNNNNNNNNNNNNNNNNNNNNNNNNNNNNNNNNNNNNNNNNNNNNNNNNNNNNNNNNNNNNNNNNNNNNNNNNNNNNNNNNNNNNNNNNNNNNNNNNNNNNNNNNNNNNNNNNNNNNNNNNNNNNNNNNNNNNNNNNNNNNNNNNNNNNNNNNNNNNNNNNNNNNNNNNNNNNNNNNNNNNNNNNNNNNNNNNNNNNNNNNNNNNNNNNNNNNNNNNNNNNNNNNNNNNNNNNNNNNNNNNNNNNNNNNNNNNNNNNNNNNNNNNNNNNNNNNNNNNNNNNNNNNNNNNNNNNNNNNNNNNNNNNNNNNNNNNNNNNNNNNNNNNNNNNNNNNNNNNNNNNNNNNNNNNNNNNNNNNNNNNNNNNNNNNNNNNNNNNNNNNNNNNNNNNNNNNNNNNNNNNNNNNNNNNNNNNNNNNNNNNNNNNNNNNNNNNNNNNNNNNNNNNNNNNNNNNNNNNNNNNNNNNNNNNNNNNNNNNNNNNNNNNNNNNNNNNNNNNNNNNNNNNNNNNNNNNNNNNNNNNNNNNNNNNNNNNNNNNNNNNNNNNNNNNNNNNNNNNNNNNNNNNNNNNNNNNNNNNNNNNNNNNNNNNNNNNNNNNNNNNNNNNNNNNNNNNNNNNNNNNNNNNNNNNNNNNNNNNNNNNNNNNNNNNNNNNNNNNNNNNNNNNNNNNNNNNNNNNNNNNNNNNNNNNNNNNNNNNNNNNNNNNNNNNNNNNNNNNNNNNNNNNNNNNNNNNNNNNNNNNNNNNNNNNNNNNNNNNNNNNNNNNNNNNNNNNNNNNNNNNNNNNNNNNNNNNNNNNNNNNNNNNNNNNNNNNNNNNNNNNNNNNNNNNNNNNNNNNNNNNNNNNNNNNNNNNNNNNNNNNNNNNNNNNNNNNNNNNNNNNNNNNNNNNNNNNNNNNNNNNNNNNNNNNNNNNNNNNNNNNNNNNNNNNNNNNNNNNNNNNNNNNNNNNNNNNNNNNNNNNNNNNNNNNNNNNNNNNNNNNNNNNNNNNNNNNNNNNNNNNNNNNNNNNNNNNNNNNNNNNNNNNNNNNNNNNNNNNNNNNNNNNNNNNNNNNNNNNNNNNNNNNNNNNNNNNNNNNNNNNNNNNNNNNNNNNNNNNNNNNNNNNNNNNNNNNNNNNNNNNNNNNNNNNNNNNNNNNNNNNNNNNNNNNNNNNNNNNNNNNNNNNNNNNNNNNNNNNNNNNNNNNNNNNNNNNNNNNNNNNNNNNNNNNNNNNNNNNNNNNNNNNNNNNNNNNNNNNNNNNNNNNNNNNNNNNNNNNNNNNNNNNNNNNNNNNNNNNNNNNNNNNNNNNNNNatatatatatatatatatgtatgtatgtatgtatgtatgtatgtatgtatgtgtgtgcatatgtttgtgcatttgtttgtcccccaagcatcgcctgacaaccgatgttggtgtgtgttgcgtcccccgtaacttagcggttcggcaaaagagaccgatagaataagtactaggcttacaaagaataagctctgaggtcgatttactcgattataaaggcggtgcttcagcatggccgcagtcaaatgactgaaacaagtaaaagaataaagaataaaagaatataatctcTACCATGCTAACATCCTGTAGACACTATTTGACGACGAAGTCTCATCGGCGGTACTCCAGTGTCACTAGATTAAATATGGGATGACGGTTACTGGTACTTTTGTAAAGAAATGGTTGCACAAATttaatcatatgcatacatctttatCTTGTAGGTCACATTTCCATTTGGTATTTGTAAAGCAAATTTGAGAAATTGAAATGTGAAAAGACATTAAACTTCGGCCCGCGTTAGGTGTGATACGTATGTTGCTTCAACTTCTCCGTTTCCACTTGTcattcatgaatttttatttattctctgtTCATGACGTTCCCttgttttaaatgttattattatctttttttctaaattgaACAGACGATAAGTCTGGTAAAAGAAATCCAGACGAAATATACAACAGTATTTATTTTCCTGCATCTTGGCTTTGAGATCGCGTCTCccatagttttccttttttttttttttcttttttgcatttcaCATTGCGGAATCGTTAGGCAAGTGATTCACAATAAATtgttagaatcgttagtacgttggACAAATTGCTTGCAATAATTAGTTAcgactctttacattttgaatttgcACCCCACCCCACTTAGTTGAACTTAACCTtccaggagtcgataaaataaagtaccaatgaagttGTGAAGATCGATTTCCTACAAATATACAagatatgaatgtatttacagtATAAGATTTAAAAGACTCTGCTTTGCCCTCGTTTCCATAACAAACAAAATCGGCTTCTAAATAAGAAAGCAATCCTTTTAATATCAAGATTGAATTTAAATCTCCAGGGATAGTTATATTTAATCTTCATCGATTCAAATCCTCATAGAGCCCCGATAAGATCTCGATGGGATACTCTTCGTTATGTAGTACTTTGCTATGGCTTACTCGGGAGAGAAAAGGCGGTGTCCATGACTCTTTTCAGAACTCCTGACACTAATAGAAAAAATGAAGTTATACTTAGACAGGGAATCTAGCCCGAAATGTTTGAAACAGAGTGGGCTTTACTTATGAACCAAGTGATGTTAAACCGGGCGACGAATTAagtccaccacacacaaacaacccctatgataggcttccatacagtttctgtcgtTCAAACTTTATTCACACAGCTCTGGTTGACTCTAGTCTACGGTAGAAGACACTCAATATTCTGTGCATTGAACTGGCGCCTAAAGCCACATAGTTGCGAAATGAACTTCACGTCCATATTAAGTTTTATAACTGAAATAGTTCCTAAAAAAACTTACATAGTCGAAATTATTTTTGCTCCATGTCAGACATAGAGTATCACAAGTATTAGGTTACATAATAAACATGCTATTTACACAGAGAGCGATATTGGGTAAACAGTAATTTAGTTTAATTGCTGATTTCAAACACGGACATATTCGGTGAGTTGAGAGGTGACGTTTAGACGATGTAACCGACCTTCGTAGTTGACTGCTACTTGCTTTCTCGACTTTGGAAAATTGAAAAGAATGTCGACCTGGCTAGAGTTTACACTCAGGACGTAAAAACCTGCTTGAATATTGcaggtattttgtccagtgttccACTACGTTTGCTGTTGATTGCTTTCGGCATAGAACaggagtgtttgtgtatgtttatgggtgtgtttgaatgtgtgtgtgtgtgtgtgtgtgtgtgtgtgtgtgtgtgtgtgtgtgtgtgtgcgtgtgtgtgtgtgtttgtgtgtgtgtgtgtgtgtgagtgtggtgaaAGGTGAGCAtactgtatgcgtgcgtgtgtttgagtgtgtgtgtaatctacATTAATTGTATAAATGAACtgtaaacaacaactactatatTGTCACCTGCGAGTTACTAcagttctttttttctgttcgtTAATTCACTGTGTATTCTTTCCTTACCGTCTGTTTCAGTGTGTGGGCCACGCATTTTTTTCTCAGTCGATGTCGATGGTCTGAATGTGATAGGATATGGGTTGAGAACAACAGAGTCCCAATACTGGTCTCCTTTCAACACCGCTTCACTCATTAATCCTTCACTTTCTCCCCCGCCTTCTTTATCGTCGGTTTCTGCTGcaatgaaatcaaagaaaacaGCGAGGAGATTatgtcaaagaaaaataaacaatttaagcAAAATAGAATACACACGTTTCCTGGGAAATGTTACTGATTTTCAAGAAACTGCCCTGTAGTTTTTGTGAGGTATATTACTGCTCAAAGGTTAGATCCTCTCACAATTgccatatttcttttatcaattttagTCTAGTGGCCATTGTTGAAGGACAAGAAGAAAGCTCTTGATAAACCGAGTCTTGGCTCTGGTTTTAATCCGATTTCTATTTCATCCAGGAAGCCACTAATGATCTTAAGAAAAGTAtgatgaaaccaatattactacgTGAAAAGTACTTTTGATTTCTTGCGTGGGTACAACGTTTGTTTTTGTAAGGAAGGGTTTTGACAATGGGATCTAATCCAATATGTTACTGGTATTTAGGAGGAGTCAAAATATAACTGCAACAAAGCGGGATTTGAATTTGGACTTGAGAGGAAGAAACTAAATATTAGAAAGCGCTCTCTATAGTCAGCCATTGGTCACCGCAACCTTATTTCAGGTAATATTCAAACAATCACTTCGAATATTGAACACAATCTAAGATTGGAATATTATTGTTAAACTTTGAAATGCATGTTTTGCACTAAATTTAACTCCAAATCTGTACACGTTCTCCCCTTCTCTCATAgtcaaattatttatatgtatggataatCCTTTTATGTCTTCTTGAACTGTTACGATACAACgtcttcacttttttcttttactctgatTCTTGTAATTTGTTACAACATTAAATTTTAGTAAGCTGAATCTATCCCAGTGtacactgttatttatttttattgacaacaaaagaatgaaaatcagTGTGAAAACCTGGTGAGATTTTGAATCATAAAGTCAAGATTAAAGTTTATACAGCATTTAATCTCCCGCTCTACGGGATGTTATCAATTCATTCCAATCGTAATAACACTTCTTTTCATAACACGTTAAAAGTATTTCTATTACCAAGAAACTGAAAGGTTGTATTTCTCTTAaactgcaatgtcattctaacatCCGTTCTTAGCATCCTCATTCTGGTTACTTTctgaaaatgtcataaaagattATTGTGTAATTATGTAGAATGGCTGAAACgaagtaattaaatatttttctcaaatttccCATTAATCAAAACAGAATGACTAGTGTCTATATTGTTACGAACAAATTCTGTTAACTATTTAACAATTACTTGATACATCTTTAAATATTTGGAACGCTTGACGTATTTGAAAAACGTTCAACGTTTTAAACATTAGCATTAACAGATCTTAGTCTCTCGATTATGATTTTCATTTGCACTAAGTTAGTTTGCCAATTATTCGATATACACACAATTCCGCTAACACCGTTAGGGGTCAAGAACACATGTTACTTTTAAAATGCTATAAATTGATTTAAGATGGcggcatgccgggcgaaatgcttagcggtatttcgtctgtctttacgttctgagttcaaataccaccgaggttgactttgtttttcatcctttcggggtcgacattttaagtgccagttgcgtactggggtcgatttaatcgactggcccccttccccaaaatttcaggccttgtgcctagagtagaaaagtataaatTAATTTAAGAATGTCGGCTACCCTATAACCCCGTCTCCATCAGAACGAACGAGATATTTTCACACGTCTATGACAGAGCACATACAATCACATTCAAGTGGCTTAAAAAACTCCACCGACTTAAAATGCACATCGTCATTCCGAACAGTTTAGAAACTTTGCTCCATCGTCGAGTAATATTCTCTGTCTATCTTATCGTTACTAGAATGGTCTCTGGTATATTTAATTTGCTGACAGTACACTATTTACACTAAATATACCAATCTCCTTTCCACATCTCCTTTTCACATTTGTGACTTGTTATAACCTTCTTTACCTAAAACTCAACGACTACATTCAGCTAAGGTATTATATAGTCATTAAAATTTATGATCACAAGTTCTATCAACAGTCACTTATTTATCCAGCGCTTGACTTAATATACAGCCGAACCTGAAAGACAAAAGTGATGGAAACTTTTTCCTCTTTCACAAACAAACGATCAGACAAGTCAACTTGTTAAGAGTACACATCTCTGTTAGGTCAATTCCCAAGAGGAGATGGAATATCCAACAAAGTTTACAGTCTTGTTTATCTACAATTTGTGATGTAAATAACTTTTGCCATCTGATTTTGAAGAAACgcttaattgtattgcttatGACAGCATTATCTCATTTCAGTTATCGAATCGCGATTAAAATCGATATTTCTAATATGAAATACATCCAGATTTACTGGTAAAAATTTAGTAATTTGCAATTGTGGAAAAtaagttaataaaaataatttcccaACTATTCGTAAAATCACCTGAAATTTAATGGTACTGTGTATTCAGATTACGGTATTGATAACAACTGATCAC
This genomic interval from Octopus bimaculoides isolate UCB-OBI-ISO-001 chromosome 4, ASM119413v2, whole genome shotgun sequence contains the following:
- the LOC128247580 gene encoding uncharacterized protein LOC128247580 isoform X1 encodes the protein MITFNKCTIGITSMANHGGDEKSVGGFEQYMKETARSFKECRVKNSLRRNSLQKKTLGIEKQRKISSLLLDKEERELREKYRQLQVDQKVSSFTHSTETDDKEGGGESEGLMSEAVLKGDQYWDSVVLNPYPITFRPSTSTEKKMRGPHTETDGTPFHYRRRQSIEFEDLILNTNTGGLKLPPKNKKNSFLQVHVDKKLSRPVKPHPDALEDNFSMRKLKRNIDLQQKMSFVGAN
- the LOC128247580 gene encoding uncharacterized protein LOC128247580 isoform X2, whose protein sequence is MITFNKCTIGITSMANHGGDEKSVGGFEQYMKETARSFKECRVKNSLRRNSLQKKTLGIEKQRKISSLLLDKEERELREKYRQLQVDQKVSSFTHSKTDDKEGGGESEGLMSEAVLKGDQYWDSVVLNPYPITFRPSTSTEKKMRGPHTETDGTPFHYRRRQSIEFEDLILNTNTGGLKLPPKNKKNSFLQVHVDKKLSRPVKPHPDALEDNFSMRKLKRNIDLQQKMSFVGAN